From one Humulus lupulus chromosome 8, drHumLupu1.1, whole genome shotgun sequence genomic stretch:
- the LOC133798066 gene encoding signal recognition particle 14 kDa protein-like, which translates to MVLLQLDPFLNELTSMFERSTKIGSVWVTLKRSSLKSNLQKNKLKTSGEAIEFRCLIRATDGKKTISTSVGAKDHMRFQASYATILKAHMTALKKRERKEKKKAVETHKKEAGVKKTRKV; encoded by the exons ATG GTTCTTTTGCAGTTAGATCCTTTTCTCAATGAGCTTACGAGCATGTTTGAGCGGAGCACCAAGATAGGCTCTGTTTGGGTAACGCTTAAACGAT CATCTTTGAAATCAAATTTGCAAAAGAATAAGCTGAAAACTTCCGGAGAAGCCATCGAATTTCGATGCCTTATTCGCGCAACAGACGGGAAGAAGACGATTTCTACTTCG GTTGGGGCGAAGGATCATATGCGCTTTCAAGCTTCATATGCCACCATCTTGAAGGCCCACATGACAGCTCTGAAGAAGAgggagagaaaagaaaagaaaaaagccGTGGAGACTCATAAGAAGGAAGCAGGTGTGAAGAAGACCAGGAAGGTGTAA